The Streptomyces sp. NL15-2K genome contains a region encoding:
- a CDS encoding aromatic-ring-hydroxylating dioxygenase subunit beta, with amino-acid sequence MLNTTKTSALRLSRSEAEDFLFQQAEYIDSRDYAPWIDLFLPDGAYWIPARPGDTDPKAQLSYMYDDVPFMVARCERLMDFGTAGQQPITRSSHIVGNVRIGDTTSDGELVVHSRFQVTQFRRDVVTSFAGAYTHHLVGTPEGVKIRLQRVDLIDCDGIHDYILQVYV; translated from the coding sequence ATGCTAAACACCACAAAGACGTCGGCGCTCCGACTCAGTCGCAGCGAAGCCGAGGATTTCCTCTTCCAGCAGGCGGAATACATCGACAGCCGCGATTACGCGCCTTGGATCGATTTGTTCTTGCCCGATGGCGCCTATTGGATCCCGGCGCGGCCTGGCGATACCGACCCCAAAGCGCAACTATCGTACATGTACGATGACGTGCCGTTCATGGTGGCGCGTTGCGAACGGTTGATGGATTTCGGCACCGCCGGGCAGCAGCCAATCACGCGAAGCAGTCACATTGTCGGCAACGTGCGTATCGGTGACACGACAAGCGATGGAGAGCTCGTCGTTCACTCGCGTTTCCAGGTGACGCAGTTCCGGCGCGACGTTGTGACGTCGTTCGCGGGCGCATATACGCACCACCTCGTGGGGACTCCAGAGGGTGTCAAAATCCGCCTACAACGCGTGGACCTCATCGATTGCGACGGCATCCACGACTACATCCTGCAAGTTTACGTCTGA
- a CDS encoding dienelactone hydrolase family protein, with translation MTVIRKQVEAEDGKFEAYLAATETGRGPGVVMVSSIFGIDQDLTNMLDDLANRDCVALAPNFFWRDQDSGVLALPETQRAIDRAMRNDFTKTLSDLRRGIAEVRSHPNCNGKIAVFGFCFGGPFAWRAACDGLGIDAAVSFHGTYVSKAMRPGDQPKCPVSFHYGDKDDFAPPEELETVQKAADATGSEFVIHPGAGHAFTMPLNPHHYHAEASRKSWDRALQMLDALRT, from the coding sequence ATGACCGTGATTCGCAAACAGGTGGAGGCCGAGGACGGGAAGTTCGAGGCGTATCTTGCCGCGACCGAGACAGGAAGGGGGCCAGGTGTGGTCATGGTCTCGTCCATTTTCGGCATCGATCAGGACTTGACGAACATGCTCGACGACCTCGCCAACCGGGACTGCGTCGCGCTTGCGCCGAATTTCTTCTGGCGCGATCAGGATTCGGGCGTGCTGGCCCTGCCGGAGACGCAACGCGCGATTGACCGCGCCATGCGAAACGACTTCACAAAGACGCTGAGCGATCTCAGGCGTGGCATCGCAGAGGTTCGCAGCCATCCCAACTGCAACGGCAAGATCGCAGTATTCGGCTTTTGCTTTGGCGGCCCCTTCGCATGGCGGGCAGCATGCGATGGGCTCGGCATCGACGCCGCCGTGTCGTTCCATGGCACCTACGTGTCGAAAGCCATGCGGCCCGGCGACCAACCGAAATGCCCAGTATCGTTCCATTACGGCGACAAGGATGACTTTGCACCGCCGGAGGAGCTCGAAACGGTACAGAAAGCGGCAGACGCCACCGGCAGCGAATTCGTGATCCACCCGGGCGCAGGGCACGCCTTCACGATGCCCCTCAATCCGCATCACTATCATGCGGAAGCTTCGAGAAAATCTTGGGACCGTGCGCTGCAGATGCTCGATGCGCTGCGTACCTAG
- a CDS encoding Rieske 2Fe-2S domain-containing protein — protein sequence MTVSPASPGLSDSDLGSLVEPERVHRRVYADPDVFELEMDRIFGRTWIYVGHDSQVPQPGDYFTTQVGRQPVVMTRHTDDQIYVLENRCPHKGALVCPERSGHADRFMCMYHGWRFSGDGSLRSVPVRSGYEGSSFDPNNPANGMKRLPRVENYRGFVFASLVADGPDLRTWAGEGLRSFDSMVDRAPDGAVEVIGDCYRTVQNSNWKIFVDNMSDGMHTSFVHHQSARAAKRSLEKFKVNSAGGLEVAALLAGQPDQMAKIDLVAHPNGHFDMKAFAPDPTGPDGEKYKASLIARHGKEGAEAILQRNFHNALIFPTVILQSSLQQLRAIRPLSVDKTLLEIWIFRLKGAPDSFTSRAITAANTANSPSNIVAADDFESYYRCHAGLVGPESEWVLLSREANRDVPVGTSLQGLTGNSEVCMRNMYQAWRECMTAQ from the coding sequence ATGACTGTCAGCCCCGCTTCACCAGGACTCAGCGACTCCGATCTCGGTAGCCTGGTTGAGCCGGAACGCGTTCACCGCCGGGTGTATGCAGACCCCGATGTCTTCGAACTGGAAATGGATCGTATCTTCGGTCGGACCTGGATCTATGTGGGGCACGACAGCCAGGTGCCGCAGCCGGGCGACTACTTCACGACGCAGGTTGGGCGCCAGCCGGTCGTCATGACGCGCCATACCGACGATCAAATCTATGTGCTCGAGAATCGCTGCCCGCACAAGGGTGCGCTGGTGTGTCCGGAACGGTCCGGCCACGCGGATCGGTTCATGTGCATGTATCACGGCTGGCGGTTCAGCGGCGACGGCTCGCTCAGGTCCGTGCCTGTGCGCTCCGGTTATGAGGGCTCATCCTTCGACCCGAACAATCCCGCAAATGGTATGAAGCGCCTGCCGCGCGTCGAGAACTATCGCGGATTCGTGTTCGCCTCGCTCGTCGCGGATGGGCCCGATCTCAGGACCTGGGCCGGCGAAGGACTTCGTAGTTTCGACAGTATGGTCGACCGTGCTCCGGATGGTGCTGTTGAGGTCATCGGCGATTGCTACCGAACCGTGCAGAACAGCAACTGGAAAATCTTTGTCGATAATATGAGCGACGGCATGCACACGTCTTTCGTGCATCACCAGTCGGCGCGGGCGGCGAAGCGGAGCCTTGAAAAGTTCAAGGTCAATTCCGCCGGTGGCCTGGAAGTGGCGGCGTTGCTTGCCGGTCAACCCGACCAGATGGCGAAGATTGACCTGGTGGCGCATCCGAATGGGCACTTCGATATGAAGGCCTTCGCTCCTGACCCGACGGGCCCTGATGGAGAAAAATACAAGGCGTCGCTGATCGCGCGCCACGGCAAGGAGGGCGCCGAGGCGATCCTTCAGCGAAACTTCCATAACGCCTTGATTTTCCCGACTGTCATCCTGCAGTCGTCGCTTCAGCAACTCCGCGCTATTCGTCCGCTCAGCGTCGACAAAACGTTGCTGGAGATCTGGATCTTCCGCCTCAAAGGGGCGCCGGACAGTTTCACGAGTCGGGCCATCACAGCCGCCAACACCGCGAACTCGCCGTCGAACATCGTCGCGGCCGACGACTTCGAGTCCTATTACCGGTGTCATGCCGGGCTGGTAGGTCCCGAGTCGGAATGGGTGCTCTTGAGCCGAGAGGCGAATCGCGATGTGCCGGTCGGCACAAGCCTGCAGGGGCTTACTGGAAACTCGGAAGTCTGCATGCGCAACATGTACCAGGCCTGGCGCGAGTGCATGACGGCGCAGTGA